The following proteins are co-located in the Fodinibius salicampi genome:
- a CDS encoding monovalent cation:proton antiporter family protein — MVLAVTLPFLTELVALFTVSVFIAYLCYRFKIVPIVGFLIAGVVIGPNALGLVQDQELVDMLAEIGIILLLFTIGIEFSLEKLSRIKKAIFLGGGLQVTITVVLVTFILSFWGIGWNAAIYTGCLVALSSTAIILGLLSDEDKTDTPSGQLSLAVLIFQDLIIILMVMFVPILAGESQSFTEIGWVLLKAGILITLVLVLAQRIVPWILERVAKTRRQELFLLSVVAICFGTAALTNMVGVSLALGAFLAGLVVSESQFSEQAISEILPLRTIFNAVFFVSVGMLLDLTYVVENPLQILGIAVAVVLLKFVISTVSLMTLKYPIRIIAASGFTLAQIGEFSFVLERAGRAAGISPAGLGEPGTQTFIAVAVLLMISTPFMIHQSTGVGKFLAKTPLRHLGSANKKNTDESQKTALEDHVIIIGYGPAGRHLVQVMRDTGIPFVVIEMNPDSVEEMHKKDIPAIFGDASRRHILELASVKKAKLCVIATNDPDSSPRIVQQARLLNPILQIVVRTRYLTEIERFEELGADIVVPEEMETTVRLFSHVLGAYMIPQQEIQEHVKELRAHDYGIVRGSIQEAHLMVLQGLDEEGLHTRAVAVRKGSKAAHKTLEELELRNKHQLTVLAIKRGDQTIGNPSGDFKLQPDDRLVMVGNADQFVNCADIFRAS, encoded by the coding sequence ATGGTATTAGCAGTAACGCTCCCTTTTTTGACGGAATTAGTTGCCCTTTTTACGGTCAGTGTTTTTATAGCCTACCTTTGCTATCGATTTAAGATTGTCCCTATTGTAGGTTTTTTGATTGCCGGCGTTGTTATTGGTCCCAATGCATTGGGATTAGTACAAGATCAGGAACTGGTAGATATGCTGGCAGAAATCGGAATCATATTGCTGCTATTTACTATTGGTATTGAATTCAGCCTGGAGAAATTATCGCGTATCAAAAAAGCGATTTTTCTGGGAGGCGGTCTGCAGGTTACCATTACCGTTGTACTGGTCACCTTTATTTTGTCTTTTTGGGGGATCGGCTGGAATGCCGCTATTTATACGGGATGTCTCGTAGCCCTGAGCAGTACAGCCATAATTTTGGGGTTGTTGAGCGATGAAGATAAAACCGATACCCCTTCGGGACAGCTTTCATTGGCCGTATTGATATTCCAGGATCTAATTATAATCCTCATGGTTATGTTTGTACCCATCCTGGCCGGGGAATCGCAATCATTTACTGAAATTGGATGGGTGCTCCTCAAGGCTGGTATTCTCATTACCTTAGTATTGGTGTTGGCCCAGCGTATAGTTCCATGGATCCTGGAGCGCGTTGCCAAAACCCGAAGGCAAGAACTTTTCTTATTAAGCGTGGTTGCTATCTGTTTTGGCACGGCAGCCCTCACGAATATGGTAGGCGTAAGCTTGGCTCTGGGAGCCTTTTTAGCGGGACTGGTAGTGAGTGAAAGTCAATTTAGCGAACAGGCTATTAGTGAAATTTTGCCTCTCCGGACGATCTTTAATGCGGTCTTCTTTGTCTCGGTGGGTATGCTTCTGGATCTCACTTATGTGGTCGAAAACCCTTTACAGATTCTCGGTATTGCAGTAGCCGTGGTTCTCCTGAAGTTTGTTATTTCCACCGTCAGCTTAATGACGTTAAAATATCCCATTCGCATTATAGCTGCTTCGGGATTTACATTAGCTCAAATTGGAGAATTTTCATTTGTACTTGAACGGGCGGGGCGCGCTGCAGGGATATCTCCCGCGGGACTCGGAGAGCCGGGGACCCAAACGTTTATTGCGGTGGCGGTACTCCTGATGATCAGCACCCCGTTTATGATTCATCAGAGTACCGGAGTAGGAAAGTTTCTGGCGAAAACACCCCTTCGCCATTTAGGAAGTGCAAACAAAAAAAATACGGATGAAAGCCAAAAAACGGCACTTGAAGATCACGTCATTATTATTGGATATGGTCCGGCCGGCCGACATTTGGTGCAGGTTATGCGCGATACGGGCATTCCGTTTGTGGTCATTGAAATGAATCCCGACTCGGTAGAAGAAATGCATAAAAAGGATATACCGGCCATTTTCGGAGATGCTAGCCGGCGCCATATTTTGGAGCTAGCTTCTGTCAAAAAAGCCAAACTCTGCGTAATAGCAACTAATGATCCCGACTCGAGTCCCCGCATAGTACAGCAGGCACGGCTTTTGAATCCAATTCTTCAAATTGTGGTTCGTACCCGTTACCTGACAGAGATTGAACGTTTTGAAGAACTCGGTGCCGATATTGTCGTACCCGAAGAGATGGAAACAACCGTTCGTCTTTTTTCTCACGTTCTGGGGGCCTATATGATTCCACAGCAGGAAATTCAGGAACACGTGAAGGAATTGCGCGCCCACGACTACGGTATTGTTCGAGGCAGCATTCAGGAAGCTCATTTAATGGTTCTTCAGGGATTGGACGAGGAAGGGCTGCATACACGTGCTGTGGCCGTTCGGAAAGGCTCGAAAGCCGCCCATAAAACATTGGAAGAACTCGAGCTCCGCAATAAGCATCAGCTTACCGTATTGGCTATTAAACGAGGAGATCAAACTATTGGTAATCCATCCGGAGATTTTAAGCTACAGCCCGATGACCGCTTGGTAATGGTTGGAAATGCTGATCAATTTGTTAACTGTGCTGACATATTTCGAGCTTCGTAA
- a CDS encoding response regulator transcription factor, which translates to MKLLIIEDNEDLLENIRTYLKREGYICEAARDYSEAFDKVMSYTYDVVLIDIMIPGGSGLQVLRELKSVNPKTGTIIISAKNALDDKIEGLELGADDYITKPFQLPELHARIKAVNRRNQRGGQEILNVNEISINTDTMEVTVDGTPVDLTPKEYDLMLYFASNKNHVLSKQTIAEHLWGDYVDHLTNLDFVYQHIKNLRKKLEEAGANNYIKSVYGIGYKFKVNNHA; encoded by the coding sequence ATGAAACTTTTGATCATTGAAGACAACGAGGATTTACTGGAAAACATTCGTACTTACTTGAAACGGGAAGGCTATATCTGTGAGGCTGCCCGTGATTACAGTGAAGCGTTCGATAAGGTCATGTCATACACTTACGATGTCGTGCTGATCGACATAATGATTCCCGGCGGTTCGGGTCTACAAGTTTTGAGGGAACTAAAATCGGTCAATCCTAAAACGGGTACCATTATTATATCAGCTAAAAATGCCCTTGATGATAAAATAGAAGGTTTGGAGCTTGGAGCCGATGACTACATAACCAAGCCCTTTCAGCTCCCGGAACTACATGCACGTATTAAAGCAGTAAACCGCAGGAATCAACGGGGCGGACAAGAAATCCTTAATGTTAATGAAATATCTATCAATACCGATACCATGGAGGTAACGGTGGACGGTACGCCCGTGGATCTTACACCCAAGGAATATGATCTGATGCTCTATTTCGCCTCCAATAAAAATCACGTATTGTCAAAACAAACCATTGCCGAACATCTTTGGGGCGATTATGTTGATCATCTTACAAACCTCGATTTTGTCTATCAGCACATTAAAAACCTGCGCAAAAAGCTGGAAGAGGCCGGGGCCAATAATTATATAAAGAGTGTTTATGGCATAGGGTACAAATTTAAGGTAAATAATCACGCATGA
- a CDS encoding sensor histidine kinase translates to MKLITKFILIYLFVTVIVLGIGGYLSYFIIKGELNNELKWRFLDHIDRVTYLLERGKDFNSKKVNHSGDRNLEIRPLSVQREPDIIVKDTMVWHERLQQMEPNLKMTAYRTVDDTTYYISTHGALVESDDITEAVVQILLWILGMQVIGAIGVGFIVSNRLFKPFRNTLDQIKSFNLQDKEPITAQETNVTEFDDLNHFVEEMTRKAVADYKNLKEFAENASHELQTPLSIVKGKLELLTETDLSPEQYQYVEASHRSIKKLSRLSESLALLTKIENHEFTQKDEVNFTKLIQDSTQAFEEFIKLNGLEVEADLKEEVTLQIHSVLADILWTNLFQNAIKHNIEDGRIKIELTEDFLRISNTGRPLDDDPHILFERFKKADHSNESIGLGLAIIKQIAEQNDYSISYDYKDKWHTITIEF, encoded by the coding sequence ATGAAGCTGATCACGAAATTTATACTGATCTATCTCTTTGTGACGGTCATTGTTTTAGGTATAGGGGGATATCTCTCGTATTTCATCATTAAAGGTGAACTGAACAATGAACTCAAATGGCGTTTTCTGGACCACATTGACCGGGTAACCTATCTTTTGGAGAGGGGGAAGGACTTTAATTCTAAAAAAGTAAACCATTCCGGAGACCGTAATCTTGAAATTAGGCCCTTATCTGTTCAACGAGAACCTGATATTATTGTAAAAGATACGATGGTGTGGCATGAGCGGCTCCAACAAATGGAACCGAATCTTAAAATGACGGCTTACCGCACAGTGGATGATACTACCTATTATATTTCTACCCATGGGGCCCTTGTAGAATCCGATGACATCACGGAAGCGGTTGTCCAGATTTTGCTCTGGATTTTAGGCATGCAGGTTATTGGTGCTATTGGTGTTGGATTTATTGTATCCAACCGGCTGTTCAAACCTTTCCGAAATACGCTTGATCAAATTAAGTCGTTTAATCTGCAGGATAAGGAACCCATTACTGCCCAGGAAACAAATGTAACGGAGTTTGATGACCTCAACCATTTTGTAGAAGAGATGACCCGCAAAGCCGTTGCTGACTATAAAAACCTCAAAGAATTTGCTGAAAACGCTTCTCATGAGCTTCAAACACCTTTATCTATTGTTAAAGGAAAGTTAGAACTCCTCACTGAAACCGATCTTAGTCCTGAGCAATATCAGTATGTGGAAGCGAGTCACCGCTCTATTAAAAAGCTTTCCCGCCTCAGTGAATCACTGGCGTTACTTACAAAAATTGAAAATCATGAGTTCACACAAAAAGATGAGGTTAATTTTACAAAACTCATCCAAGATAGCACCCAGGCTTTTGAAGAGTTTATAAAACTCAATGGATTAGAAGTTGAGGCCGATCTTAAGGAAGAAGTTACTCTGCAAATCCATTCGGTGTTAGCTGATATTTTATGGACCAATCTCTTCCAAAACGCAATAAAACATAATATAGAAGATGGTCGAATCAAGATTGAGCTTACGGAAGACTTTCTAAGAATTTCTAATACCGGTCGTCCCCTTGATGATGATCCGCATATACTATTCGAACGTTTCAAAAAAGCCGATCACAGTAATGAATCTATTGGACTGGGCTTAGCTATTATAAAGCAGATTGCTGAGCAAAATGACTATTCTATCTCTTATGATTATAAAGATAAATGGCATACCATTACCATTGAATTTTAA
- a CDS encoding outer membrane beta-barrel family protein, producing MKKLISLFVFTFLITSLAIGQSDEGIITGEVYDQQEDPVPSASVSVYDSTETNVVTGTPTDSTGAFSVDVDPGTYILKITFLSLSPHTQRVEINAGETEDIGSVTLTSTSQKMDEVVVRGESSQMEMSFDRRVFNVGRDITSLGGSAVNVLDNVPSIATDIEGNISLRGNESVRILINGKPSSMVGSGNVDALRSIPATMIKSVEIITNPSSKYAAEGSGGIINIILTDNRELGLNGSANVGTGYPEEYEGSINLNYRTPNVNWFADIGGDYRSEPESGNSFQRFSGPDTTYMYRERTDASESEIDGDFRFGADFYLSDNEILTASSYISLEEETNNEDIFYTDLEYSQGARDGNVLGRINRDTEEEANESNFDFNLDYENEIDGNDDHKLVADASFDISRENAQTNIEEITQEGSGDLLEQRSKDTEEEMDFRFNAEYERPLGEEGKLEAGLRSDTEWMDTGYNAETLVDGTWETEPAYTQNFLYRENVNAAFLILGGEFGDFSGQVGLRAENTNIRTEIKETGDVNNQNYIGLFPSAFLNYSFNDQQSVQLSYSRRLQRPWSRSLLPGIDFDDNRSQFTGNPSLTPEYSNSYEAGYLHYWESGSLLTSFYYRYRTDVIEDITEQRDGVQFRFPINFANEEAWGVEFSADQEIADRLTLTGNANLFQSNTNGSYREGTAEEIILSSESGNFQARMRLRWEIVDGLNYQASMRYRGPSNTPQGTRNGMTMMDSGISYDILEEKAKITFNVRDVFNAQNFNNTVTTDGNPNTDFYSQREFSWSTRTFSLNFQYFFGNTESRRGGGGGPGGPGGRD from the coding sequence ATGAAGAAGTTAATATCATTATTTGTTTTCACATTCTTGATAACCTCTCTTGCCATCGGACAATCCGATGAAGGCATTATTACCGGAGAAGTTTATGACCAACAGGAAGATCCTGTGCCTTCCGCTTCTGTATCGGTTTATGATTCTACCGAAACCAATGTGGTAACGGGAACTCCCACAGATTCTACAGGTGCATTTAGTGTAGATGTAGATCCGGGTACCTACATATTAAAAATTACTTTTTTGTCCCTATCTCCACACACCCAAAGGGTAGAAATAAACGCCGGGGAAACGGAAGATATAGGAAGCGTAACTCTAACGTCCACTTCCCAGAAAATGGATGAGGTTGTAGTGCGTGGCGAAAGCTCCCAGATGGAAATGAGTTTTGATCGCCGCGTTTTTAATGTCGGACGTGATATTACCAGTCTGGGCGGTTCAGCTGTAAATGTGCTTGACAATGTACCCTCTATCGCTACTGATATAGAAGGAAATATAAGTCTTCGGGGAAATGAGTCTGTACGAATACTTATCAATGGCAAGCCCTCTAGTATGGTTGGTAGTGGCAACGTGGATGCCCTGCGAAGCATTCCCGCCACAATGATTAAAAGTGTTGAAATTATCACGAATCCTTCTTCAAAATATGCCGCGGAAGGTTCCGGAGGTATTATCAATATTATTCTTACAGATAATCGAGAACTCGGACTTAATGGTAGTGCCAACGTAGGCACCGGGTATCCAGAAGAATATGAGGGTTCAATAAATTTAAATTACCGTACTCCTAATGTTAATTGGTTTGCTGATATTGGTGGAGATTACCGATCTGAACCGGAGTCCGGAAACTCTTTTCAACGATTCTCAGGTCCGGACACTACTTATATGTATCGTGAACGAACGGATGCCAGCGAATCAGAAATTGATGGTGACTTTCGCTTTGGGGCGGACTTTTACCTCTCCGATAATGAGATTTTAACCGCCAGTAGCTATATTAGTCTTGAGGAAGAAACCAATAATGAAGATATCTTTTATACCGATTTAGAATATTCCCAAGGTGCACGCGACGGTAATGTACTTGGACGTATTAATCGAGACACGGAGGAAGAAGCAAATGAAAGTAATTTTGATTTTAATCTCGATTATGAAAACGAAATTGATGGCAATGATGACCATAAGTTAGTAGCTGATGCCAGCTTTGACATTAGCCGTGAAAACGCTCAAACGAATATTGAAGAAATCACACAAGAAGGCTCAGGTGACCTTCTCGAACAACGAAGTAAAGACACAGAAGAGGAAATGGATTTCCGGTTTAATGCCGAGTATGAACGTCCCCTGGGGGAAGAGGGAAAACTGGAAGCCGGTCTTCGCAGCGATACTGAATGGATGGATACCGGTTATAATGCCGAAACTCTTGTTGATGGTACTTGGGAAACAGAACCAGCTTATACTCAAAACTTCCTCTATCGCGAAAATGTAAATGCGGCCTTTCTCATTCTGGGCGGAGAATTTGGGGACTTTTCCGGACAGGTTGGCTTGCGCGCTGAAAACACAAATATCCGAACCGAAATTAAAGAAACCGGTGATGTAAATAACCAAAATTATATTGGGCTGTTCCCTAGTGCCTTCTTAAACTATTCATTTAATGATCAGCAATCGGTACAATTGAGCTATAGTCGCAGATTGCAACGGCCGTGGTCCCGCTCCTTACTTCCGGGTATAGATTTCGATGATAACCGCAGCCAGTTTACCGGGAATCCGAGCCTTACTCCAGAATACAGTAATTCATATGAAGCTGGATACCTGCATTACTGGGAAAGTGGCTCACTTCTTACTAGCTTTTATTATCGATATCGCACGGACGTGATTGAAGATATAACGGAGCAAAGAGATGGGGTACAATTCCGGTTCCCAATTAACTTTGCCAATGAAGAAGCGTGGGGCGTTGAGTTTTCAGCAGACCAAGAAATTGCAGATCGATTGACCTTAACTGGAAATGCCAATCTTTTCCAATCAAATACAAATGGAAGCTATCGTGAGGGCACCGCTGAAGAAATAATATTAAGCAGCGAATCGGGAAATTTTCAGGCTCGCATGCGTCTCCGGTGGGAAATTGTAGACGGCTTAAATTATCAGGCTTCTATGCGATATCGAGGTCCAAGCAACACGCCACAGGGAACTCGCAATGGTATGACCATGATGGATAGCGGTATTTCCTATGATATACTTGAAGAAAAAGCAAAAATCACCTTCAATGTAAGAGATGTCTTTAATGCCCAGAACTTTAATAATACGGTAACTACGGACGGAAATCCCAATACCGACTTCTATTCTCAGCGCGAATTCAGCTGGTCTACTCGTACCTTCTCACTTAACTTCCAGTATTTCTTTGGAAATACAGAAAGTCGCAGAGGTGGAGGCGGTGGGCCCGGTGGACCAGGTGGTCGCGACTAA
- a CDS encoding SMP-30/gluconolactonase/LRE family protein produces MISVMKATVDFAYGATLGEGPVWDEQESRLYWVDILSGKLFRYDPYNKNNEIFDIGEHLGCVALREEGGLVMARQSGFAFFDPEQRKVTSITESKFQSPDSRFNDGKCDPSGRFWAGTLSYDLEEGAGSLYCLDQNLDTEVKLRELTIPNGMAWNRKGDKFLFIDTPTRKLQAFDYDDKSGEITNPLVVKKFDEEEGFPDGMTIDREGALWVALYNGGKVVRIDPGSGETLFEVHLPVPQVTSCTFGGADFNELYITTGREYMSADDIDQWPLSGSLFKVELPFKGRTSTRFAG; encoded by the coding sequence ATGATATCTGTAATGAAGGCCACGGTTGATTTTGCGTATGGGGCTACTCTTGGTGAAGGACCTGTTTGGGATGAACAGGAGTCCAGGTTGTACTGGGTTGATATTTTATCCGGAAAACTGTTCCGGTACGATCCGTATAACAAGAATAACGAAATATTTGATATCGGTGAGCATCTGGGCTGTGTGGCCCTTCGGGAAGAGGGCGGATTGGTAATGGCCCGGCAATCTGGGTTTGCTTTTTTTGATCCTGAGCAACGAAAGGTTACTAGTATTACGGAATCCAAATTTCAATCACCCGATAGTCGCTTTAATGATGGAAAGTGTGACCCTTCCGGTCGGTTTTGGGCGGGGACCCTGTCCTATGATCTCGAAGAAGGAGCGGGCAGCCTGTACTGTTTGGACCAGAATTTGGATACTGAGGTAAAACTTCGTGAGCTGACGATACCCAACGGTATGGCCTGGAACCGAAAGGGAGATAAATTCTTGTTTATTGATACACCTACCCGAAAATTGCAGGCATTTGATTATGATGACAAGTCAGGGGAGATTACAAATCCGCTGGTCGTTAAAAAATTTGATGAGGAAGAGGGCTTCCCGGATGGAATGACCATTGACCGGGAGGGCGCCCTGTGGGTGGCCTTGTATAATGGCGGGAAAGTGGTCAGGATCGATCCCGGCAGTGGTGAAACACTTTTTGAGGTTCATCTGCCGGTACCTCAGGTAACCTCCTGTACTTTCGGAGGGGCGGACTTTAATGAGCTTTATATAACTACGGGACGGGAATATATGTCTGCAGACGACATAGACCAATGGCCGCTCTCCGGTTCGCTCTTTAAAGTGGAATTGCCGTTCAAAGGGAGGACGTCTACCCGGTTTGCTGGATGA
- a CDS encoding SDR family NAD(P)-dependent oxidoreductase gives MSFEDKTIIVTGGAKGIGAGCAEVFHREHGNVVVLDVDESAGETFCELLGDRAQFIKCDVSREAEVEEAIEQAVAAFGGVDVLVNNAGILQYSKVTDTLEEDWDRILDINLKGAFLCAKHAIPHMIEAGAGIVINMSSVQAFVTQQNVAPYVTSKSALIGLTRSIAVDYAPEIRSVAICPGGVDTPLNRAAFQQSADPDRVRQETIDLHLVERMAQPDDIGELVAFIASEKGSFINGQPIRIDGGMGIKIGGSKKSE, from the coding sequence ATGTCTTTTGAAGATAAAACCATTATTGTAACCGGAGGTGCCAAGGGCATCGGTGCCGGATGTGCTGAAGTATTCCACCGTGAACACGGGAACGTGGTTGTTTTGGATGTAGATGAGTCGGCTGGAGAAACATTTTGCGAATTGCTTGGAGACCGGGCACAATTTATAAAGTGTGACGTTTCGCGGGAAGCCGAGGTTGAAGAGGCTATAGAACAAGCGGTCGCTGCATTTGGGGGTGTGGATGTACTGGTCAATAACGCAGGCATTCTTCAATATTCTAAGGTAACGGATACTTTGGAAGAAGACTGGGATCGTATATTAGATATCAATCTCAAAGGGGCATTCTTATGCGCGAAACATGCAATTCCCCATATGATAGAAGCAGGTGCAGGGATTGTGATTAATATGTCCAGCGTACAGGCATTTGTAACCCAGCAGAATGTAGCGCCCTACGTGACCTCGAAATCGGCGTTAATAGGATTAACCCGCAGCATTGCCGTTGATTATGCTCCTGAGATTCGCAGCGTGGCCATTTGTCCGGGGGGCGTAGACACCCCATTGAACCGGGCGGCTTTCCAGCAGTCAGCTGACCCCGACCGGGTACGCCAGGAAACAATTGATTTGCATCTCGTGGAGCGGATGGCACAGCCGGATGATATTGGAGAACTTGTGGCATTTATTGCCAGTGAGAAGGGCTCTTTTATTAATGGCCAGCCTATCCGTATTGACGGAGGAATGGGCATTAAAATTGGAGGAAGTAAAAAGAGTGAGTAA
- the gnd gene encoding decarboxylating NADP(+)-dependent phosphogluconate dehydrogenase translates to MKKSDIGIYGLGVMGQNLALNFNDNEFRVSAFNRKLPGEDNLVKEFMNGPASKTAIQGFEEVEDFVQSIKPPRKILIMVKAGAPVDSVIDQLRPLLDEGDILIDGGNSHHADTNRRSDMLENQNIYYVGTGVSGGEEGARNGPSLMPGGSEKAWPEIKPLFESIAATSPDGDACCSWMGSAGAGHFVKMVHNGIEYAIMQMIAECYEIMRLGMQMDNADIAQTFSSWNSDLLSSYLLEITADIFRVKDPEDDRTYIIDHILDKAGQKGTGRWTALTALELGVPLPMITEAVFARTMSSFKDLRIKASEEFEVNTIPLLKKESLDQLREALLGGQLIAFSEGFWLLRAAKQEYGWEIPFAEVADTWSGGCIIRSALLKPIAASFREKPELQHLLLAPLLKEMTNSVHENWRLIAAHAVESGLAVPVTAAALAHFDSLRSERLPANLIQAQRDYFGAHQYERTDQPRGKFFHTKWKERLQ, encoded by the coding sequence ATGAAGAAATCGGATATTGGTATTTATGGGCTTGGTGTTATGGGGCAAAATCTGGCCCTCAATTTTAATGATAATGAATTTAGGGTATCTGCGTTTAATCGTAAACTGCCCGGTGAAGATAACTTGGTTAAAGAGTTTATGAATGGCCCCGCTTCCAAAACAGCCATTCAGGGATTTGAGGAAGTTGAGGACTTTGTTCAATCTATAAAGCCACCCCGAAAAATACTGATAATGGTAAAAGCTGGTGCCCCGGTGGATTCCGTTATTGATCAGCTCAGACCTCTCTTGGATGAAGGGGATATTCTTATTGACGGAGGGAACAGCCACCATGCTGATACGAACCGACGGTCAGATATGCTGGAGAATCAGAATATTTATTATGTGGGGACAGGCGTTTCTGGCGGGGAAGAAGGGGCACGAAATGGACCTTCTTTAATGCCCGGGGGGAGTGAAAAGGCATGGCCAGAAATCAAGCCCTTATTTGAATCCATTGCGGCTACCTCTCCGGATGGTGATGCCTGCTGCTCGTGGATGGGGTCGGCGGGTGCAGGGCATTTTGTAAAGATGGTTCATAACGGTATTGAATACGCCATTATGCAGATGATTGCCGAATGTTATGAGATTATGCGCCTCGGAATGCAGATGGATAATGCTGATATCGCCCAAACGTTTAGCTCATGGAATAGTGATCTGTTAAGCAGCTATCTACTCGAAATAACAGCTGATATTTTCAGGGTGAAAGATCCGGAAGATGATCGAACCTATATCATTGATCATATTCTTGATAAGGCGGGTCAAAAAGGAACGGGTCGATGGACTGCGCTTACGGCCCTGGAATTGGGAGTACCGTTGCCGATGATTACAGAAGCCGTCTTTGCACGGACAATGTCCAGTTTTAAAGATCTGCGGATTAAGGCTTCGGAGGAATTTGAGGTCAATACGATTCCTTTACTTAAAAAAGAATCATTAGATCAGCTTCGCGAAGCGTTGCTTGGTGGACAGCTAATTGCTTTTTCGGAAGGTTTTTGGCTGTTAAGAGCAGCTAAACAGGAATACGGATGGGAAATTCCGTTTGCCGAAGTTGCCGATACCTGGAGTGGCGGATGTATTATCCGGTCTGCGTTGTTAAAACCCATTGCAGCCTCTTTTCGGGAAAAGCCGGAGTTGCAACATTTGTTGCTGGCTCCTCTCTTAAAAGAGATGACCAATTCTGTTCATGAAAATTGGCGTCTAATAGCGGCACACGCTGTTGAATCCGGATTGGCGGTACCGGTAACTGCTGCAGCACTAGCACATTTTGATAGCTTGCGGTCAGAACGCCTGCCGGCAAATTTGATTCAGGCTCAGCGTGATTATTTTGGGGCCCATCAGTATGAACGAACAGACCAGCCCCGTGGAAAGTTTTTCCATACGAAATGGAAGGAACGATTGCAGTAG
- a CDS encoding gluconokinase, with the protein MIYILMGVSGAGKTLIGNKLSKSLDIPFYDGDDFHPPANVQKMKSGEPLNDDDRRPWLESLANNMIKWEQNGGAILACSALKKSYRKILSSKTDTQFIYLKGSPSLIADRLAERSGHYMPPELLQSQFDALEEPNEALTVSVEPSPEEIVLTIMERLEEKK; encoded by the coding sequence ATGATTTATATACTTATGGGCGTCTCCGGTGCTGGTAAAACGTTAATTGGTAACAAATTATCGAAAAGCTTGGATATTCCCTTTTACGATGGCGATGACTTTCATCCCCCGGCTAATGTCCAAAAAATGAAGTCGGGAGAACCATTAAATGACGACGATCGGCGTCCTTGGCTGGAATCGCTGGCCAATAATATGATTAAATGGGAGCAGAACGGAGGAGCAATCCTGGCCTGCTCAGCCTTGAAAAAATCGTACCGGAAGATACTTAGCTCTAAAACTGATACCCAATTTATTTACTTGAAAGGATCTCCTTCCCTCATTGCAGATCGATTGGCGGAACGGAGTGGACATTATATGCCACCGGAATTGTTGCAGTCTCAGTTTGATGCGCTAGAGGAACCGAATGAGGCTCTTACCGTTTCTGTTGAGCCATCTCCAGAAGAAATTGTTTTAACCATTATGGAAAGACTTGAAGAAAAAAAATAA